A single region of the Pontibacter kalidii genome encodes:
- a CDS encoding ATP-binding protein, protein MNQVKIQIPSLIENIRVIESFIDNSKDEFEFEDDIYGNIMVAVTESVNNAIRHGNKFDKDKNVYLTLQVEENKLLFEVADEGPGFDYEHLPDPTAPENLENPGGRGIFLMRNLCDEVNFLDEGKKVQLIFNIPIPENGSSN, encoded by the coding sequence ATGAATCAGGTTAAAATTCAGATTCCTTCCCTAATCGAAAACATCAGAGTAATAGAAAGCTTTATCGATAACTCTAAAGATGAGTTTGAGTTTGAAGATGACATCTATGGCAACATCATGGTTGCTGTAACGGAATCTGTAAACAACGCTATTCGCCACGGCAATAAGTTTGATAAAGACAAGAATGTATACTTGACGTTACAGGTAGAGGAGAACAAACTACTTTTTGAGGTGGCCGATGAAGGCCCGGGCTTTGATTACGAGCACCTGCCGGACCCCACCGCCCCTGAGAACCTGGAGAACCCCGGTGGCCGCGGCATCTTCCTGATGCGTAACCTGTGCGACGAGGTTAACTTTCTGGACGAAGGAAAAAAAGTACAACTAATCTTTAATATCCCTATTCCCGAGAATGGATCATCCAATTGA